From one Streptomyces sp. NBC_01478 genomic stretch:
- a CDS encoding 2-hydroxy-3-oxopropionate reductase, with translation MSKLPKIAWIGLGIMGSPMSENLIKAGYDVTGFTLEQDKLDRLTAAGGTAAGSIAEAVRDADVVITMVPASPQVEAIAYGPDGILENARSGALLIDMSSITPQTSVDLAKAAAGKGIRVLDAPVSGGEAGAIEAVLSIMVGGGQSDFEEAEPVFDALGRTIVLCGPHGAGQTVKAANQLIVAVNIQACAEAVVFLEKSGVDLAAALDVLNGGLAGSTVLTRKKDNFLDRDFKPGFRIDLHHKDMGIVTDAARNVGAALPVGAVVAQLVASLRAQGDGGLDHSALLRAVERLSGARL, from the coding sequence ATGAGCAAGCTCCCCAAGATCGCGTGGATAGGCCTCGGCATCATGGGCTCGCCCATGTCCGAGAACCTGATCAAGGCGGGTTACGACGTCACCGGATTCACTCTGGAACAGGACAAGTTGGACCGTCTGACCGCCGCCGGCGGCACCGCGGCCGGTTCCATCGCCGAGGCCGTGCGGGACGCCGACGTGGTGATCACGATGGTCCCCGCGTCCCCCCAGGTCGAGGCCATCGCCTACGGCCCGGACGGCATCCTGGAGAACGCGCGCTCCGGTGCCCTCCTGATCGACATGTCGTCGATCACCCCGCAGACCTCGGTCGACCTGGCAAAGGCCGCCGCGGGCAAGGGAATTCGGGTCCTGGACGCGCCCGTCTCCGGCGGTGAGGCCGGCGCGATCGAGGCCGTGCTCTCCATCATGGTCGGCGGCGGACAGTCCGACTTCGAGGAGGCCGAGCCGGTCTTCGACGCGCTCGGCAGGACGATCGTGCTGTGCGGTCCGCACGGTGCGGGTCAGACCGTGAAGGCCGCGAACCAGTTGATCGTCGCCGTGAACATCCAGGCGTGCGCCGAGGCCGTGGTCTTCCTGGAGAAGTCCGGCGTGGACCTGGCGGCGGCCCTCGACGTCCTCAACGGCGGGCTCGCGGGCTCCACGGTGCTGACGCGGAAGAAGGACAACTTCCTCGACCGCGACTTCAAGCCGGGCTTCCGGATCGACCTGCACCACAAGGACATGGGCATCGTCACGGACGCGGCCCGCAATGTCGGCGCCGCCCTGCCCGTCGGCGCCGTGGTGGCCCAACTGGTCGCGAGCCTGCGTGCGCAGGGCGACGGCGGGCTCGACCACTCGGCACTGCTGCGAGCCGTCGAGCGCCTCTCCGGCGCCCGGCTCTGA
- a CDS encoding TIM barrel protein: MGFEDQRFNVNLSILFTELPLLERPAAAAAAGFGAVELWWPWVDSPTPAQSELDALKRALEDAGVQLTGLNFYAGQLPGPDRGALSLPGEESEKFRANIDVAAGFAHSLGATALNALYGNRVAGVDPAEQDALALENLVLAARAADRIGAVLLIEALNKPESPLYPLVSAPAAVAVVDKVNDATGLGNARFLMDLYHLSMNGEELPSVIERFAAKTGHVQIADNPGRGAPGTGSLPLEDLLGRLRKAGYDNWVGLEYKPGDRPSAEAFGWLPRAAR, translated from the coding sequence ATGGGATTCGAAGACCAGCGCTTCAACGTCAACCTGTCGATCCTCTTCACCGAACTCCCGCTCCTGGAGCGCCCCGCGGCCGCCGCCGCGGCCGGCTTCGGCGCGGTCGAGCTGTGGTGGCCCTGGGTCGACTCCCCCACCCCCGCGCAGTCCGAACTCGACGCGCTCAAGCGGGCGTTGGAGGACGCGGGCGTCCAGCTCACCGGCCTGAACTTCTACGCCGGACAGCTACCGGGACCGGACCGCGGCGCGCTGTCGCTCCCCGGCGAGGAGTCGGAGAAGTTCCGCGCGAACATCGACGTGGCCGCCGGCTTCGCCCACTCGCTCGGCGCCACGGCCCTCAACGCGCTCTACGGCAACCGCGTCGCCGGCGTGGACCCGGCCGAGCAGGACGCGCTCGCGCTGGAGAACCTGGTCCTCGCGGCCCGCGCCGCCGACCGGATCGGCGCGGTCCTGCTGATCGAGGCCCTCAACAAGCCCGAATCACCGCTGTACCCGCTCGTCAGCGCCCCCGCCGCCGTAGCAGTCGTCGACAAGGTCAACGACGCGACCGGCCTCGGCAACGCGCGCTTCCTCATGGACCTCTACCACCTGTCCATGAACGGCGAGGAACTCCCGTCCGTGATCGAGCGGTTCGCGGCGAAGACCGGCCATGTGCAGATCGCGGACAACCCCGGCCGCGGCGCACCGGGCACGGGGTCGCTGCCGCTGGAGGACCTCCTCGGCCGACTGCGTAAGGCCGGCTACGACAACTGGGTGGGCCTGGAGTACAAGCCCGGCGACCGCCCGAGCGCCGAGGCCTTCGGCTGGCTCCCGCGCGCAGCGCGCTGA